One Zonotrichia albicollis isolate bZonAlb1 chromosome 14, bZonAlb1.hap1, whole genome shotgun sequence genomic window, GAAGTGCAATGGGGTGACTGTGCTCCTCTAGCAAATTAGGGAACTTGAGCCTATTGAAAGTGAGCAAACAAAACTatagtgactttttttttacttgtgtTTGAAAGCTTTATACTGCAATGGGCAGGATGGGGGATTAGGTAAAAGCCACAGGAAGCATCTAGTGTTTATTTTTTGCCTCTGagtagagaaaaagaaaatatttgttccAGCTTTTTAATCTACAGAAATACAGCTGTTGATTGCTGTTGAGtttggactgtttctccttctGAACCTGTCCTCACAGtttgcagcagcacatgggcagctCTGTATTAAGAAAAAAACTGTGGTTTCCATATTGAAGctgtaaaaaacccaaacccacagcaaGCCCAGACCAGCAACCCAAACCCTGAACACTTTTGCTTTTGGTGTTCTAGGAACAATTTCAgttcctgggctctgcaggggagcagcagagctgcacctgctgggagggcacagggagcaaaTGCCAggagggggtggcagtgcctggtgctCCTTGGTGAGCTTGGAATAGGCTGTGAGGGCATCCAACAGCTCCTGCTCAAGGGCACTGAGTGCCAGGCACTTGTGCTTGAGTTGAGTGCCctgaagatgaaaaagaaaaaaagaaaagcatgccCTTGACAAAATCTGTTTCTGGGTGAGCAAAGGTGGGTGCAGGGAGCACCCCTGAACTGGGCAGATGCCAGGGCAGAGTGAGGGGTttgctcagagcagcccagtCTGTTGCACTGCACAAAAGCAGGGACAGACAGTACCAAAGGGTAAGTTTCTTTGTTCCCTGGATGGAAAGTCCACCTAGCAGCTGCTTCAGCTTTTCAGGGGCCAGCTGGACACTGGCTGTGTCTGGGGGTGTCTGGCTGAGcccccaagggcacagagccagGGTGTGACAGGAGGGGCAGTGAGGAGTTGGATCAGACATTTTAGCAATAGTCAAATTCTGTAATTCCCTGTGTGAGAGCCTGGCCAGAAGGGAAAGATCACTTTTCATGAGACAGACAATATTCTATTTAATGGGTTTTGGACATTCCCCATTACTGTTCCCAGGGAGAAATTCCAGAAAGCCTAAGCCAGTAAGTGCATTCTGGCCTTCAGAGTAATCTTCAATTTAAATACAGAAGTGTTGTAATTCTAAAGAGGAACAGTACAGAAGAAAATGTACATGGTCTTAACTATTTAGAGTTAATAAATTGTTATATTAAATGATAGAGAAATCATTATCTACATCTTTTTCTAATTCCTTGCATTTTCTAGACAGCTTATTAAAATATAGGAAATGTAGATTCATCTGTACAAAATTTGGAATGTTTTTTCTAAGATGAAGAACTTATTGGATATGCTAAGAATTCTTTTCTAACAACTGGTTTTAATGCTTTGACTTAGAGGGACTTTGAGAAATCAGAAGGTGATACCTCTCACAGGCTAAAGGTCAGGAGCTCTTATACTCTaggacaaaaagagaaaaaaaaaaagcaaaagctaaCTTTCTGTGGTCTCTACCACATGTTAAAAACAATCTGCATGTTAAACTGAACTTGCTCAGAACCTCCAGAATAAAAGCATACTTTACACTGTCCTCGCTTTGTTATGCACTGTAACGAAATGTGAAAATAATGCTGTATTTAGCTGTCTGTATGTGACTGAAAATATGCTTGTATTTAGCAAAATGCTTACTACGTGATAATGTGAAATTCAAAACTTGTAAAGAAACtttggtggttttatttttttccctttccccctgccCATTCTCTCTTAGtgttccctgctccctgtccctgctctgtattccagccagggctggatccaccattcccagcactgcctcACTCTGTCCTCTCCTTGCTGAGAAAAGCCAGGCCAGCTCCTCTGGGAGAACACcacccctgctcccagcagttgcacccaccacagccttggcccCTCCAGGAGGCCTCTGCAGGTCTGGTGGCACCAGCAAAGGGCAGAGCAGACCCAGGCAAGGATTAGCCATGGAGCTCATCTGGGagttctggggttttttatttacCTCAGATCAAATACACACAAAAACACCAAACCCCGAGTTATGATGGCCACAGCCACATCCCATTGCCCAGGAACAGAGCCCTTTGAACACAAGAGCCATGTCAGCTCCAAGCTGCCACCCTGTCCCCTCTGACACGAGGCAGCAGCTTCCTGGCAGTGGCACACAGCTGATTTTGCTCGGTTCTGCTTTTGCTGTGCAAAAGTGCTTAACTGGTCATTTTGTTGTGCACAACAAAGGCAATTGCTGCCTTAGGACCAGCCAGGGGTGGGGGGGAGGAGCACAGCCTGTTGGGATCTCATTAATCCAAACTGAAGAAAAAGCTGTGAGAGAAATcaggctgtgtgtgcagctgccTTTCCATCCTTGCTGATGCTAGAAAAGGGAAATGGagagcagcagcctgagcagtgccacatcctgctgctgtgcagacaCCTGTTggagagcacagcagggctccaggttcctctgctgcagccacagccactgaaACAGCAGCATCACCCTGGGGAAGGAAGAGGTGagcccaggcactgctgagcagggtttacctgctctctgcccttccctgcagctcacTCTGTGACAGGCACAGTGCTGGTGAATCACTTGCTCTCAGCCACCAATTCAGATGTGCTGACTCACAGTCCCCCTTTCATTCACACCAGCATCCAGCAGCCACACTTTTCACGTCTGCTGCTTCCACGGAATTTTTCACTCCCCCACGCCCAGTTAAGGGAGGGAAACATTATAGAAGATCACACATCACATTCATGACTTTCACACaaagaaaaatgcacaaaaacaGCTGTTTGCCACAACTGTTTAGTTTTACTATTTTAATATCATGAAATAAAAGTACAAAAAATTTACAGGTGTATTGTTTCTTACATGAAGATTGAACAGTTaacatttgcatttattttgcaGTGAAACCTGTACTCTCAGTCACAGAATGTGATTATTAGCCACTGACATCACCACTGAGCATTTCATTTTAGAAAGAAACTGCAAAGGTAAGAGGCAACAATCTCGCAAGGCTTGGTAAGGACCAGAAAATACTCCAGCTGTACCAGCAGAGGTCATGCTCCAGTCAGCCTTCCCGACCCAAGGCAGGTTTCCCACCTGGCAGCCTGAGTTCAGACATCTGAACTGGACACCTGGGCcaagggctgggaatgggaggctCTCACAAGCTGGGGGCTCTTGGGTCACTATTCAGTGCCTTTCCTGAAATAACCAACGGGGACACAGGTATGGAAAAGAAGGGGTGAGGCCTGCAGGCCTGCCATGCCCTGAGCTGCTCACTCCCTTCCCACTGCTCTGGGGACAGTCACAAACTGCTGCCTGTGAGGTGCTGACAGCTAACCCAGCTCACCCAGAGCTACCACGAGTTTATCCAAAGAGGATACCCAGGAATGCCTGCAGGCTGGTGCTGCCATGAACTGACTGAATAAACCCCAAGATTCCACtctatttttgttgtttcttaGATCATTGCAGCTGCACATCTTCCCAGCCCAAGTCAAAGTTAACTCCATCAGCTGTACAGAGATGAGAAAGAAAAACCCTGCATTGCTTTAGCCTGTGAACATGTCAGGCTCCATTGCATACATGCCCCTCAGCTTTTCAGACAGGCTTTCAGGGAGAAATTTATTTATGATGGACTGGTCTGATCAAAATACATCCTTTGCTGGACTGTGTGGTGCCTTTTCAAAGAATTCATTTCATGAAGCATGCATGAAACCAAATTTTGAgtttacaaataaataaaatggtgCTCACCATtagtttttatatattttaccATTTACTGAAATGCTGAAAGTAACTCAGTCCTGAATGAGGTTTGGGGGcgtttaaataaaaaatgcttGGAAATTGAAACCacatttaaaattgaaaaaactATGCTTTGTTTTTGGATGGGTCCTGCTTGTTTCTTCTCTTTACATCCCAATTATAAACTCTAGCCATATCTGAGGGTGTGGAATTAAGGAAACAGCTCATGCtatcagaaaagagaaaaaaaagatttttaaaaaaggagaaagagaagtttACAGAGCTGGCCTGTAGTTACAACAGTCAGTACAGAAACCATTTCATCAAAGGGCTGACCTGGTGCAGAGCTTCAGCTCTCCAGAACACTGGTAACTGTTGGTAACTGCAGTATTTAGATCATTActtaaaaaacctccaaaaagaTATTGCAGAGAAACACAATTTTAGTTTTGCCTAACTCTTTGCTGATTTCAAGCTGCCCACATCAGTATTTGCCTCTTTCAGGCATCCCAAACTCCTGCTGCACTAAGACAGCTCAAGTATCAACCTGAAAGAACAAGCAGTTGTGCCTTCATTAAACTAAATCTCATGTTTCAGTTAATAGCTACACTCATTAAAATAGTTTTTAGCTAGAAAGTataaaaaacaaccccacaTACTCAGGAGGTGGTTCATGACAGTATAAAGAAATTTTACAAACACTGAGCACAGCCCAAGCCAGTCCCTTGCTTGCTGCAGCAGGGTTGTGCTGTTGGAGGCAGCTGGAAAGGCTGTGATGGGCAGCAAAGAACATTCATGTGCTCTAGAGGAAGGGTCCCTGTGGTGACCCTGTGGCTTTAAGGTGGTCACTGGGCATCAACCCAACCTTCCAGCTCACTCTGCAGCCAGTCTGGGTGGCAAGCACTGCACCAGATTTCATGAGGACATACACACAGGTTTTGCTACCCCTCACACACCAACCTCCAACTTAGCCCTGCCAACACAATATTCCATCACATTGCTGGGACAGTAAAGTCCACAGGTGCTACAGAATTTTGAGGCAGCCAGTCTAAGATAAAAACACATCAGAAAGTTGCTTGTTACCTGGATGTTGGCTTTCAGACACATCTCCTCCCCCCCATGAATGAAAAGGATACTGACTTCTGTAGTGGTGAACTGATCTCTGAGAAAATCCAGGTCTTCCTCTAGAAGATCGAGGTTTTTTGTGGCTGTTGACAAATTCTTCTCTAACAGAGCCTGAGCTTCATCAATATCATATTCAAGCATCACATTGGCCTGAAAAAGAAAGATTGATAAAAGCTTTTCATCTTGCACTGTAAGGACTAAGCCCCACCAAGTGTATTTTAGGCTGCTGTTCAAAACTAATCCTGTTTAACAGACTGTCCTGACAGGCCAAGCAAGATTCAGGACAGGCAATGCCCAAATCCACTTGAGGCCTCCACCCCTTCAGTAACTGAGTAATAAATCTCTCTAGTGGTTTAAAGTTAAGCTCTCTTCCTATAGCTAAGCAAGAAGGGATTTCTTCCCCTGTGGATCCCATTCAGCCTTTCAGGTATTagcatctcatcctcactgtgTTTGAAAAGTGAGACCTTACATTTCTTAGCAGCACCTTTCAGGTGCCACAAAACGCAAGAAAAAGTTTTTGTTGGATTCAAGATAAACCTCAGGCTCTGTGTGGATCTCTGACAAACAGCTGGCACTGTCAGTAACAACAGCTACTACAGATATTAGAGATACAACAGGTATGAAAGTCCTCTCTGATGCTGTGGTGATGGCTTTTAATCCACACATGGTTGTTTAAGAAGCTACCACAGATAAAATGAGATAAAAGAGCAGTGTCAGGTGAAAATGCACCAGTGAAGCTTTGTCCTCTTCAAGAACTGTGCCCTGAATGGAGGCACAGCCTGTGACTGACAGGACCCACAGAAGGCTGCactgagctgccagagctggaTAAGCTGCTCTCCAAAGCAAGTGGAGGACAGAGATCCCCAGgaacagtgacacacacacagcccaaCACAGAGTGCAGGCAACAAGCAGGAGAAAGGCAGAAGGCCAAGAACAACTAAATAAAATTGATTGTGTGTGGCATTTCATTACAGCTTTTCAGTGTGAACTGTCAATAAGATGAACCTTCTCTGATGTTCTGTTAGAAAATAAACCTGGGATGTTCCATGACAATCAGTGTTTATGAATTCTGAAGACTCCTAATAGTAACAGctatcagaatttttttttccttttatgatAGAAGTGGGGAAGGTTGGGAGCAACTGGACAGTTAGTCTGGATGGTTGATGTGTCCACAGTGCTTCTGTCCTAACCAAGAGGTTTTGTTTGGCAGCCAACTCTGGGATTTAGGAACATCCATGATTTAAAAGTCTCAAAATAAGCATCAGCAGGTTAATCTCCACATATAATGAAGCCTCTAAACACAAAATGATCCAACCTTAGTGCTTAAGTACTTAGGAATCTGGGTTGTGAATGCTGATCCCAGCAGGCTTTAGTGCAAAGTCCTCTCTAAATGCTGGCAGATACCTGTGAGCAACAGAAATCCCACCTTTCCCTACAAAGGTGCATGAAAAGGGAAAGCAAGCTGCTGAATACAAATTACACAGAGAAGATGGGAAGCTATTTGCCAAACTAAGTTGTTCTGTTGGGCACATTCCCATGTCAGGCAATGTCATTAATTTGAACGAAAAAGTGACAGAAATGGTAAGGGAAACACAAACAAGGTTTTGGAAACACCAATCCAGCAAAAAGACAATTTTCTGAAGTCATACTGTTCAGGAACCAAACAGAATGGAACAAAAAATCTTCATTAACACACTGAAGTTGCCTGGTTAGAtgtgctctgctgccaggaCACAGCACCACCATGCACCCACCAACAGAACTGTGCCCACTACAACCAGGGCAGACTTTTATAAGTTATTGAAACAGTTTCAGAGAAAGCTCCATTTTACTTACCCCCAACCACAAACAAACTTTATCTGTAGGAGGAACTGAAGCTTTGCAGTAGAGATTATCTGCCAATAAAAATCTGGTTTCCATTGGATGTGTGGAATCCttaaacaaataataaaatttacaATTGTTAGTTTCACTGGAAATATGTTAAAGACATAAAACTTAAAATAAAGAGCACActtttctgctttctgccaCTGATACAGTATTAACTTGTGTGGAATTCTACATAACTTTACTTCAACACTAAAGTTAGAGCTCCAAGaataatgcattttttaaagatATATTTAAAAACAATACAGAAATCTCTATAAAGAATGGAGATGAAGTCAAAGCTTAGCTGCAATCTATACACTATTAAAAATGAAGTTTGCATTACAAACATTAACTGGTTTTGAACTAGCTTTCAAAAAGTACTACatacctttaaaaataattctgttatTTATAAAGGCATATTAAGTGTGCTCTCCAAAACATTTCTTGCAATGTGTTCTGTTAGGGTGGAAAGGTAGTTAGCTTTTCTCATACTCATTAGATATTCAAAATAATTTACCTTTTTCTTCTGCATGTGTTTTAAAATTTCTAATGTCTGTTTAATTTCAGGAATCTGACTTTTTAGCCTGTGAATTAACAACAGtcataatttattattttacagaGACACAAAGTTTCCTAAACAAGTGATCACTTTAATTATACAGTCCACCCTCCATTTTAAAACTTGTTAACAGCTTTTTGCAGCTTACAAAAGCAGGTTTGAAAGCCATGGCATGTAaaggcagctcagctccagcttcACCTGCCCCTCACAACAGCGAGGCTGGCGGGCTTTGGCAGCACAGCAATGCCCTCAGCTTCCACGTGGAACACcaacagtgacagcagcacaccCCCCTGCACTAAAACACTACATTCCAAATATCTGCAATCCCACAGAGGACAAGGAAACCCCAGCAGAAATACAGGGTGAAAGCACTGCAGGTAAAACAAAACCAGGGTGTTTTTTCAGAGGTTCATGGATTATTCTGACAGTGAGAGCCACAGGACTCTGCACTGCTCAAGCAAAAGCTCCCCAGAGCTGAGGGCACTGCTCTCCCTgacagcctggcagaggcactggCATCCCCAAGGCCTTCTGGGCCACCAGACTTAGCATTTAACAAACAGAACTGTGCTAAACATTTCCCAAATCTGCAAAAATTACAACTTACCTCCTTTTCTTTTGAGCAAGATTAAGTTCCAGAAATTTATACTTCTGATACTGCTCATCCAACTTCTTAAGAACTACATCTGCTGTCTCATTTCCAGGCTGTTTCATAAAAGAATCTACATCTTCCtttaaggggaaaaagaaaaccctcAGTGTTAGAAGAGTTTTATGGAAATCCTAGACACAGACATGCTATCATCTTACTGCAGCTACATCTGGAGGGGGTTTGAAATGGAAACAAACCTTTTTTCTGGACTGGAGTACGAAAGCAATTTGTTTCTTAGTCATCTCTTCATTTCCCCctccctgtttttatttttctttgtaggGAACTACAGGATAGGTGCAAGGATTACTTCACAACCACATGTGTGGGTACATGGTTAGAGGTGCTTTCTGTCCTGGCTGATCTCAAGTGCCACCTCACAGGGGTGGGTGTCCATGGGGCATGGCTGAACCTGGGTTTCCTACCTGTAAAGCAGGGGTGATGCTTCTCTGTGGCTAACCAGATTCTGAACTATTTTGGATAAAACTGATGAAGGAGAAGAGCCTGATCAATGACAGGCTCTTTTCAATAACAATAGTTATTGATCAAGCATGTTGTGACAGAGGAAGATGCAAAGGAGGGAAAACAGAGGTATCTGCTCAGACAGGCACTATGGAAGTGAACACCCTGGTTTCAAAAGCCCCTTCCATAGTTAGCAGGAAGTCACAGAAACCTCCAGAGAACAACTCCAGCCAGTCCTACCATCAGCTGACAGTGAGAGCCAGGGActggcaggaaaagctgccagaGAAGAAAGGCCTGAGCCAGCAAGGATGTCAGCCTTGGCATGAGCCTCCTTCAGAAGCCCAGGAAGCAGCTCACCTGCTGGGGCCAGTGTTCCCAGCTGCTGAAAGGTACATCAGGCCAGGCCATGCATTTCTGGCCTCAGCAACACGTACACACAATCCCAGACAACCCCACCCCCCAGTGAGGTAATTCTGCTCTTGCCTACACAGCTCAGTAAAATCTGATGGAAGCCCTACCACAGGcctcttcagctcctccttttgaaCCTGGTGTCTCCATTCCAGAAAATGACTGTAATATGTCACTAAAGTGATATCAGAGATAGAGCTGCTCCCCCTCATTATGATGCCCTAACTCTCTTGGCTAAAGAAACTCACTAGGAAATCACTGAATCTGGTAAGGAGTCCCTGCCTTCCTTATCATAAAGGAAATCTGTAGCAGAACACGAACTCTTACACAGATGCAGCACTGTCCAGATCCAAACCCAAGAGACCACACCTCAGACTGCCTGAAAATGCCTCGAGCTACCTCTCAGCCAGGGAAGCATTCCTAACTCTGGATAAAGCTCCCAGAAAAGCCTTCAACAAAGAAAACAAGGATTAGGTTTGGGAAAGTGTTGCGAAAGTGAGGCCTGAGGACAGTGTGAAATGGAACTCCCTCTTGTGGAGGCAGCTGTGTTTGTTTAAACCACCTAGGGCAGAGCGaaagcaggggcagcagctcccccaCACCAGAGGCACCCAGCTCCGCTTCAGCCCCcatctgtgtgtgcacagggacaggacaccATCCACATCCTCCTGAAGCAAGGATGCTGAGAAGTGAATCCAGAAGTAAACCCACCCCCCCTACATACTGGTGATCTCCTTCCACTACATCatgtcccagctccaggtgagCTCAGATTTACCCCCAGGGTGTTCCTGCTGGGGCTTCCAAGCCTGGTCAGACTCTTGTCCCACCTGCCCATCTGCAAGGCTGAGGCATGGTCACTTCTTTGgaccagagcagctctgaggcaCAGCTGGCTGCCAAAGCCATTGGGATCCCCACTCTGTGGTGTGTTCCACAGCACCACTGCAGAATTCTTACAACACTGACAGCTTCTGCAGGGACCTGCCATAACCCATCTGTGTCTTTTTAGGAAGAGAATTCACTGGCAAAGCAGCATTTTGCAAAGCCCAAGCCAAGGCCCAGGAATGCTCTGCAGAAGGCTGAAGTGCAGCAGGACAGCACATTCCCACGTGTCCCTGGGGTTCCCTTCTGAGTGATGACCCAAAtacagagctgcaggcactCACTCTGCAGAGCTTCATCACCTGGGGGCATGTGCAGAGAACAGGACAAGAGACAcccactgcagccctgcagccccacaccTGCTGAAGGAGGCACAAAAAGAAGGCATTTCATTTGGAAATGTCTGGGCAACAgctcaaaaccaccacagctgaAACTTCTGTTTTGAGAATTTGTTATCCAGTAAAACCCTCTTCTTAACACTACTTACTCTGAGGGCTGAACATCACCTGGaacctggagagggacaggagTGTGCAGAACAACTGCCTCAGAAAGCATGAGCCATAAATCATGTGAGGAGCCTCTACTGAACCAAGACACTGACAGGAAACATCTCTGAGGACAAGACCCACAGTGGGATTGCCCATGCAGCACGTGGGGGAAAAATGCCAAGCAAGAGACCAGCAAGTCTTTAGATGTTTTTGAAATAGAAacctattttctgaaaaaaaaaaagctcaagtAAAACCTACCCTCAAGACAGTATTTTCACTCTGCAGAGCAGAATACCATCACAACTTCTCAGTGCATGCTTGTTTTGAAtaaaagaaaatctattttaacATCTACATCCAAGTACTCTATGATCACCACTGAGGATCTCTTCTGCAGACACACCTGTATTTGATCAGAGCACCTCTCAAAACTGAGAATTAGGGAGCTTCCAAGATGTTCAGATCCAGAGATTATGAAGATCCACAATGTTTTGAAGAACTGAAGAGAAGCACAGGACTCAGGCACAGCCCCAGTACTCCTGGAGCCACGTGATACAGCACACAAAATACTTCAGACACAGTACTGAAAGGAAACTACATGGAGCCAAACGCAGCAGCTACAGAGGCAGCCACCAGCACGGGATGAGGGATGTGACAGATGCCCTTAGAGTGTTTGCTGAGGCTGTTTGTGTCCTGCTTCCTGCCAGGGTGGCCACCCTGACTGCAGAGTCAGCAGAGACCACAGGATCAGTGAGgtcttgcagggcagctgaAGACATGGCCCTTCCCTTTCACTCTCATCTTTGCTGGTCTCTCATGAGGCATGGAAGGAAGTTAGCGGGAAGAAGCAATGTATTTCCAGCCCAGTAAGGATTTGCCAGATCCTAATTATTGTTAAAAAACCttaaagaaaaaggaggaacTGGATTACTGGAAGTAAATGCACTGCACCTGTCTGGTCAGGTCCTATGCCCAGACAAGACACAGCAGCAGTATGAGCACTGCATCTAGAAACATCAAAATACAAGTCAAACAAATTTATGTCTATAAAAGCAGTTGTATCAGATGGGGCAGAGATCCAACACTTCCCAAGATCCCCAAGGCAGCTAGGTACAGCCACTGTGATCAATAGTTATTGatcaaaggaaataaaacagcaaTCAAGACTGTGTA contains:
- the VBP1 gene encoding prefoldin subunit 3 isoform X4, translating into MAAAGGSEAAAAAGGKRGPLGIPEAAFVEDVDSFMKQPGNETADVVLKKLDEQYQKYKFLELNLAQKKRRLKSQIPEIKQTLEILKHMQKKKDSTHPMETRFLLADNLYCKASVPPTDKVCLWLGANVMLEYDIDEAQALLEKNLSTATKNLDLLEEDLDFLRDQFTTTEVNMARVYNWDVKRRNKQDPSKNKA